In Morococcus cerebrosus, a single genomic region encodes these proteins:
- a CDS encoding L-lactate dehydrogenase: MKKVGNKVVVVGLGAVGVSYAYSMLNQALCDDMVLIDINRTRAEGEARDFRHGMPYAASPARIYVGDYDDCSDADIVCICAGAAQAPGETRLDLIDKNLRIFRDIVSKVMASGFDGIFLVASNPVDVLSYAVLRFSGLPKERVIGSGTILDSARFRVCLGNEFDVAPWSVDAMMIGEHGDSIIALWSTANIAGMSVQKMLEQSEDGQERMDKIYNNVRNAAYEVIAAKGSTSHGIGMGLSRISNAILHNQGVVLPVSTLLEGEFGQNGVYIGVPTVVNRQGAVRIIDLQLSDDEAERFARSAELLKSYQRKVDEMVG; this comes from the coding sequence ATGAAAAAAGTTGGTAATAAAGTAGTCGTTGTGGGCTTGGGCGCGGTCGGTGTCAGCTATGCCTATTCCATGCTCAACCAAGCCTTGTGTGACGACATGGTTTTAATCGACATCAACCGCACGCGCGCGGAAGGCGAAGCGCGCGACTTCCGCCACGGAATGCCTTATGCCGCCTCGCCCGCGCGTATTTACGTCGGCGATTACGATGATTGTTCGGATGCGGACATCGTGTGTATTTGCGCGGGCGCGGCGCAGGCTCCCGGCGAAACCCGTTTGGACTTAATCGACAAAAACCTGCGCATCTTCCGCGACATCGTTTCGAAAGTCATGGCTTCCGGTTTTGACGGCATCTTCTTGGTTGCCTCCAATCCCGTGGACGTACTGTCTTATGCCGTCCTGCGCTTTTCAGGCCTGCCCAAAGAGCGTGTTATCGGCTCGGGCACTATCCTTGATTCCGCCCGTTTCCGCGTTTGTCTCGGCAACGAATTCGACGTCGCGCCTTGGAGCGTCGATGCCATGATGATCGGCGAACACGGCGACAGCATCATTGCGCTTTGGAGCACCGCCAACATCGCCGGTATGTCGGTTCAGAAGATGTTGGAACAATCAGAAGACGGGCAGGAGCGTATGGACAAAATCTATAACAACGTGCGCAATGCCGCCTACGAAGTCATCGCCGCCAAAGGCTCGACCAGCCACGGCATCGGTATGGGCTTGAGCCGTATCTCCAACGCCATCCTGCACAATCAAGGCGTCGTGCTGCCTGTTTCCACCTTGCTTGAAGGCGAGTTCGGACAAAACGGCGTGTATATCGGCGTACCGACCGTCGTCAACCGCCAAGGCGCGGTCCGCATCATCGACCTGCAACTTTCAGACGACGAAGCCGAACGCTTCGCCCGCTCGGCGGAGCTGTTGAAAAGCTATCAACGCAAAGTCGATGAAATGGTCGGGTAA
- a CDS encoding IS5 family transposase yields the protein MSTFFRQTAQAMIAKHIDRFPLLKLDQVIDWQPIEQYLNRQRARYLRDHRGRPAYPLLSMFKAVLLGQWHSLSDPELEHSLITRIDFNLFCRFDELSIPDYSTLCRYRNWLAQDDTLSELLELINRQLTEKNLKVEKASAAVIDATIIQTAGSKQRQAIEVDEEGQVSGQTTPSKDKDARWTKKNGLYKLGYKQHTRTDEEGYIEKLHITPANTHECNHLSPLLEGIAEGTTVYADKGYDSKENRQHLKEHQLLDGIMRKACRNRPLTEAQTKRNRYLSKTRYVVEQSFGTLHRKFRYARAAYFGLLKVSAQSHLKAMCLNLLKAANRLSVPVAA from the coding sequence ATGAGCACCTTCTTCCGGCAAACCGCACAAGCCATGATCGCCAAACACATCGACCGCTTCCCATTATTGAAGTTGGATCAGGTGATTGATTGGCAACCGATCGAACAATACCTGAATCGTCAAAGAGCCCGTTACCTTCGAGACCACCGCGGCCGTCCCGCCTATCCACTGTTGTCCATGTTCAAAGCCGTCCTGCTCGGACAATGGCACAGCCTCTCCGATCCCGAACTCGAACACAGTCTCATCACCCGCATCGATTTCAACCTATTTTGCCGTTTTGACGAACTGAGCATCCCCGATTACAGCACCTTATGCCGCTACCGCAACTGGCTGGCGCAAGACGACACCCTGTCCGAATTGCTGGAACTGATTAACCGCCAACTGACCGAAAAAAACCTAAAAGTAGAGAAAGCATCCGCCGCCGTCATTGACGCCACCATTATTCAGACCGCCGGCAGCAAACAGCGTCAGGCCATAGAAGTCGACGAGGAAGGACAAGTCAGCGGCCAAACCACACCGAGTAAGGACAAAGATGCCCGTTGGACAAAGAAAAACGGCCTCTACAAACTCGGTTACAAACAACATACCCGTACCGATGAGGAAGGCTATATCGAGAAACTGCACATCACTCCTGCCAATACCCATGAGTGCAACCATCTGTCCCCTTTGTTGGAAGGCATTGCCGAAGGTACGACCGTCTATGCCGACAAAGGCTACGACAGCAAGGAAAACCGGCAACATCTGAAAGAGCATCAGTTGTTAGACGGCATTATGCGCAAAGCCTGCCGCAACCGTCCGCTGACGGAAGCGCAAACCAAACGCAACCGATATTTGTCGAAGACCCGTTATGTGGTCGAACAAAGCTTCGGTACGCTGCACCGTAAATTCCGCTACGCCCGGGCAGCCTATTTTGGTCTGCTCAAAGTGAGTGCGCAAAGCCATCTGAAGGCGATGTGTTTGAACCTGTTGAAAGCGGCCAACAGGCTAAGTGTGCCTGTTGCAGCCTAA
- a CDS encoding factor H-binding protein codes for MKAKSLLAVLAATCILSACSSAGSSLADGLTKPFDPNAKDWKQLTVSESVPDGGVLELTDRGGKTQTLKKGGVLDTGYLKNDRVSDFDYVKKINVNGQLIELERGDFLVYKQNHSIVAATLAKQKTNPADGARSEAFDFHVNEIQGQDIAFGNLPKLGQINYKGIAFNGDDRSGRLSYTVDFEKKQGSGSISGMHSGYNVELAKTDIQAMGNGSGLSGKAMKDGVEKGSYELKLFGSKAEEIAGKAKINDGGKTQEIGLAGKKE; via the coding sequence ATGAAAGCGAAATCTTTATTGGCGGTTTTGGCTGCCACCTGCATTTTGTCCGCTTGCAGCAGCGCTGGCAGCAGTTTGGCGGACGGACTGACCAAGCCGTTTGATCCTAATGCAAAAGATTGGAAGCAACTGACTGTTTCCGAATCTGTTCCCGACGGCGGCGTACTGGAGTTGACCGACAGGGGCGGTAAAACCCAAACCCTGAAAAAAGGAGGGGTTTTGGATACGGGTTATCTGAAAAACGACCGTGTTTCCGATTTTGACTATGTGAAAAAAATCAATGTAAACGGACAACTTATCGAATTGGAGCGCGGTGATTTCTTGGTGTATAAACAAAACCATTCCATCGTTGCCGCCACTTTGGCAAAGCAGAAAACCAATCCGGCAGATGGGGCGCGTTCCGAGGCATTCGATTTTCATGTTAACGAAATTCAGGGGCAGGACATTGCTTTCGGTAATCTGCCTAAATTGGGGCAAATAAACTACAAAGGTATCGCGTTCAACGGCGACGACCGCAGCGGGCGTTTATCTTATACGGTTGATTTTGAGAAGAAACAAGGTAGCGGAAGCATCAGCGGAATGCATAGCGGCTATAACGTCGAATTGGCGAAAACCGACATCCAAGCCATGGGCAACGGCTCAGGCTTGAGCGGCAAAGCCATGAAGGACGGTGTGGAAAAAGGCAGTTACGAGCTGAAGCTTTTCGGTAGTAAAGCCGAAGAAATTGCCGGTAAGGCTAAAATCAACGACGGGGGTAAAACTCAGGAAATCGGTTTGGCCGGTAAGAAAGAGTAG
- a CDS encoding DUF1853 family protein: protein MNYALDALWWKLTTPTVRDLAALLTAPPLWQSGCELSVRELLGERGFRYLLDLDGNPAPLNDYLAEHAPFGNRLGIYAERLLAFWFTHAPHTELHAYNLPVFSDDLTQGAADFIASINGKPYHIELTCKYYGSDSGKSAEMRGLNAKDTLAAKAAKLPRQLALLQSPEGSETLRQNRLPDAPQPASIIRGIGFFPVGADSAEAPLNPYCWRGVFIRDWSAYPTTEDAHYHLIDRMAYLAPARVAEAQTLSDRDVRQIESGLIAKLELRPDGFWHEIERIMKVA from the coding sequence ATGAACTACGCCCTAGATGCCCTATGGTGGAAACTCACCACCCCGACCGTCCGCGACCTCGCCGCCCTGCTGACCGCTCCGCCGCTTTGGCAAAGCGGCTGTGAACTGAGCGTGCGCGAACTGTTGGGCGAACGCGGCTTCCGCTATCTTTTGGATTTGGACGGTAATCCCGCCCCGCTCAACGACTATCTCGCCGAACACGCCCCCTTCGGCAACCGACTCGGCATCTACGCCGAACGCCTGCTCGCATTTTGGTTCACCCACGCGCCGCATACCGAATTGCACGCCTATAACCTGCCCGTGTTTTCAGACGACCTCACGCAAGGCGCCGCCGATTTCATCGCCTCCATCAACGGCAAACCCTACCACATCGAACTGACCTGCAAATATTACGGCAGCGACAGCGGCAAATCCGCAGAGATGCGTGGACTCAATGCCAAAGACACCCTCGCCGCCAAAGCCGCCAAACTGCCCCGTCAACTCGCCCTGCTTCAATCCCCCGAAGGCAGCGAAACCCTGCGGCAAAACCGCCTCCCCGACGCGCCACAACCCGCCTCAATCATACGCGGCATCGGCTTTTTCCCCGTCGGCGCAGATTCCGCCGAAGCCCCGTTAAACCCATACTGCTGGCGCGGCGTCTTTATCCGAGACTGGTCGGCATATCCAACCACAGAGGACGCACACTACCACCTCATCGACCGCATGGCATACCTTGCCCCCGCCCGTGTCGCCGAGGCGCAAACCCTGTCCGACCGAGACGTCCGCCAAATCGAAAGCGGCTTAATCGCCAAACTCGAATTGCGCCCCGACGGCTTTTGGCATGAAATCGAACGCATCATGAAAGTTGCTTGA
- a CDS encoding RNA methyltransferase: MTSAKPELPDYLGNIRIILTRTSHPANIGSAARAMKTMGLHNLTIVAPNLMSTPMTGQPPIFNPENPQDFQLPEESFILASGAADVLHNAVIAATLDEALADTTLACALTSRRREITAPLQTPRELVPELLQAAQRGEQVALVFGNETFGLSIEEVQACNRLMTINGNPDYFSLNLAQAVQVVCYEIFSQTNMPMTHLQQEDHAATHEQIKGMVAHMESVMDDIGFFNRRNSERLMRRMQSLFGRANTQTEDIDILRGFFNTVSHRLKKKD; encoded by the coding sequence ATGACTTCAGCCAAGCCCGAATTGCCCGACTATCTCGGCAACATCCGCATCATCCTCACCCGCACCAGCCATCCCGCCAATATCGGCTCCGCCGCCCGCGCCATGAAAACTATGGGGCTGCACAACCTCACCATTGTCGCCCCGAATTTGATGTCCACACCGATGACCGGGCAACCGCCCATTTTCAACCCCGAAAACCCGCAAGATTTCCAACTGCCGGAGGAAAGTTTCATCCTCGCTTCCGGCGCGGCAGACGTATTGCACAACGCCGTGATTGCCGCCACGCTCGACGAAGCCCTCGCCGACACCACGCTCGCCTGCGCCCTTACCAGCCGCCGCCGCGAAATCACCGCGCCGCTGCAAACCCCGCGCGAACTGGTTCCCGAATTATTGCAGGCGGCACAACGCGGAGAACAAGTTGCCCTCGTCTTCGGCAACGAAACCTTCGGCTTGAGCATCGAAGAAGTGCAGGCATGCAACCGTCTGATGACCATCAACGGCAACCCTGACTATTTCTCGCTCAACCTCGCCCAGGCGGTGCAAGTTGTGTGTTACGAAATCTTCAGCCAGACCAATATGCCCATGACCCACCTGCAACAGGAAGACCACGCCGCCACCCACGAACAAATCAAAGGCATGGTCGCCCACATGGAAAGCGTCATGGACGATATCGGCTTTTTCAACCGCCGCAACAGCGAACGCCTGATGCGACGTATGCAAAGCCTGTTCGGCCGCGCTAACACGCAAACCGAAGACATCGACATCCTGCGCGGCTTTTTCAATACCGTCAGCCATCGCTTGAAGAAGAAAGACTGA
- a CDS encoding inositol monophosphatase family protein, which translates to MNPFLNTAFKAARKAGQMMIRASGNLDAVKVDSKAFNDFVSDVDRNSEMILVEALKEAYPHHKITCEEGGSHGKASAEYEWIIDPLDGTTNFLHGHPQYAISMALLHKGVLQEALVYAPERNDVYMASRGKGALLNDRRIRVSSRIELNRCLIGTGFPVVDQSMMDKYLAILKDFLAKTAGGRREGAASLDLCAVAAGRLDGFFEFNLKPWDIAAGALIVQEAGGIVTDMSGNEGWLESGDIVAANPKVLAQMLQIIGGHL; encoded by the coding sequence ATGAATCCGTTTTTAAATACCGCTTTCAAAGCCGCCCGTAAAGCCGGGCAGATGATGATCCGCGCAAGCGGCAATCTGGATGCCGTCAAAGTTGACAGCAAGGCATTCAACGATTTCGTTTCCGACGTTGACCGCAATTCTGAAATGATTTTGGTGGAAGCGCTTAAAGAAGCCTATCCGCATCACAAAATCACTTGCGAAGAAGGCGGTTCTCACGGCAAAGCCTCTGCGGAATACGAATGGATTATCGATCCGCTCGACGGCACGACCAACTTCTTACACGGCCATCCCCAATATGCGATTTCTATGGCACTGCTGCACAAAGGCGTGTTGCAGGAAGCTTTGGTGTACGCACCTGAACGTAACGATGTTTACATGGCTTCGCGCGGCAAAGGCGCGTTGCTCAACGACCGCCGTATCCGTGTTTCTTCCCGCATTGAATTGAACCGCTGTTTGATCGGTACTGGCTTTCCTGTTGTCGATCAAAGCATGATGGACAAGTATCTGGCTATTTTAAAAGACTTTTTGGCAAAAACGGCTGGGGGGCGCAGAGAAGGCGCGGCTTCGTTGGATTTGTGTGCCGTGGCAGCCGGCCGTTTGGACGGTTTCTTCGAGTTCAACCTCAAACCTTGGGATATTGCCGCAGGCGCGCTGATTGTGCAGGAGGCGGGCGGTATCGTTACCGATATGTCCGGCAATGAAGGCTGGCTGGAAAGCGGCGATATTGTGGCAGCCAATCCGAAAGTGCTGGCGCAAATGTTGCAAATCATTGGCGGACATCTGTAA
- a CDS encoding TolC family protein, producing MTNRIVVNNMKKKSFLNRPKTSVFRTGQIAAAVCAAVCAATAQAYPLQAILRDAMVSDPIVKEAKATEDSAKSTTKATRARHYPVLTLTGTKVLAQKNKYSSNDMNDGVGIRGTLNVYSWGAINAAVRRDKNREQYYHHRYFENQERLGSDIGKLYLTALRAKEILRINRQSLVRHNNLLKDLNIIVKYDSGRRSELIEARARLLQVESSIAQQQRTMELALSRLSRYTGRQLTAEDLEDPFANDSAESLVRRFKTADNNTNPSYRAQVAERDSVKADLDVSKAERLPAVNLEGNANRDNRQLYLNVAWNVLDVAARHNVQKNADALIAAESKSEQIMRDITEKTQTAEIDMRESERRADIAAQHIAAQKDVVKTYELQFKIARRTLTDVLGAYNELSSIEQENISARNDFRDAALDYLAAQAQMANWAGLKQ from the coding sequence ATGACGAACCGTATTGTTGTGAATAATATGAAGAAAAAATCTTTTTTGAATCGTCCCAAGACATCCGTTTTCCGCACCGGACAAATTGCTGCCGCGGTGTGCGCGGCAGTATGCGCGGCAACGGCGCAGGCTTATCCTTTGCAGGCTATTTTAAGGGATGCCATGGTGTCCGACCCGATTGTGAAGGAAGCGAAAGCAACCGAAGATTCGGCCAAAAGTACGACGAAGGCGACCCGTGCGCGCCATTATCCCGTGTTGACGCTGACGGGTACCAAAGTTTTGGCGCAGAAAAACAAATATTCCAGCAACGATATGAATGACGGTGTCGGCATACGCGGAACTTTGAATGTATATTCATGGGGCGCCATCAATGCGGCGGTGCGGCGCGATAAAAACAGAGAGCAATACTACCATCATCGTTATTTCGAAAATCAGGAACGTCTGGGCAGCGACATTGGCAAACTCTATTTGACCGCATTGCGCGCGAAAGAAATCCTGCGTATCAACCGTCAGAGCTTGGTCCGACACAATAATCTTCTGAAAGATTTGAATATTATCGTGAAATACGATAGCGGCCGCCGTTCCGAACTCATTGAAGCGCGTGCGCGCCTGTTGCAGGTCGAATCATCCATCGCGCAACAACAACGCACGATGGAATTGGCGTTGAGCCGTTTGTCCCGCTACACTGGACGGCAGTTGACGGCAGAGGATTTGGAAGATCCGTTTGCCAACGACAGCGCGGAATCATTGGTCCGCCGTTTCAAAACAGCCGATAACAATACCAATCCTTCCTATCGGGCGCAGGTGGCAGAACGCGACAGCGTGAAGGCAGATTTGGACGTTTCCAAAGCAGAACGCCTGCCCGCCGTGAATCTGGAAGGTAATGCGAACCGCGACAACAGACAGCTTTATTTAAATGTGGCATGGAATGTCTTAGATGTTGCCGCGCGCCATAATGTGCAGAAAAATGCCGATGCCCTGATTGCCGCCGAATCGAAATCCGAGCAGATTATGCGCGACATCACCGAAAAAACCCAAACCGCCGAAATCGACATGCGCGAGAGCGAACGCCGTGCTGATATTGCCGCGCAACATATTGCCGCTCAAAAAGACGTGGTTAAAACTTACGAGCTGCAATTCAAAATCGCCCGCCGCACGCTGACCGACGTTTTGGGCGCATACAACGAATTGTCCAGCATTGAGCAGGAAAACATTTCGGCGCGCAACGACTTCCGCGATGCCGCGTTGGATTATCTGGCTGCGCAGGCGCAGATGGCGAATTGGGCAGGCTTGAAGCAATAA
- a CDS encoding type I secretion system permease/ATPase has translation MKAIIEHIVLVTRLLGAPVSEAALTAEVVRDKKLNVNYHSLVEVLRSHGFENTLSKRNLEDIPSLAVPVMIILHNEEAAVITNIEGSGRNRKYHIRQVDGLEQQLDHDQLSGLYLGYCWFIKPKMAADTRSELPEYHLPKAWFWKVIWRFRSYYYQVILATVIINFLALVSSLYVMNVYDRVIPNQAYETLWVLSIGVVLAILFEFAAKMIRGHLTDIAGKKADLIISSALFRRVMALRLADRPASSGSYANNLREFESVREFMTSASLLTLVDLPFLLLFIFVISIVGGKLALVPLAIIPIVVIVGFIVQRPLSRHINESMKESSQRSGLAVEAIEGIETLKTNNATSWAQQRWDEYTAKTSASSIKVKDTSNFMVNFAVAMQQLNTVFLVVVGTYLIHADNHAERITMGALIASVILSGRALAPLAQVAGLATRFQQAKLALRGVNDIVSRPIERSPERKYITLDNVQGNIAFENVTFKYKNESNNAVDELRINIRPGEKVGILGRIGSGKSTMLKLASGLYDTEKGNVTLDGVDMRQLDPNFLRNQVLLFSQSPRLFLGTLRENMDLARTDSYSTDQDLLTALKRFGLDQIIRNHPRGLDMPLGEDGLGLSGGQKQIIALARMTLRDPKVVLLDEPTTSLDQGTERMALNAIAHWGRNRTMLLVTHRPQVLQIVNRIIVMENGKVVMDGPRDLVLQKLMQNEQNKVKAAQQAQENQRPGEAAQA, from the coding sequence ATGAAAGCAATCATTGAACATATTGTGTTGGTTACCCGTCTCTTAGGGGCGCCTGTGTCAGAAGCCGCGCTGACGGCAGAGGTGGTGCGGGATAAAAAACTCAATGTCAACTATCATTCCCTCGTTGAAGTCTTACGCAGCCACGGCTTCGAAAACACATTGTCCAAGCGCAATCTGGAAGACATTCCATCGCTTGCCGTTCCTGTAATGATCATTCTTCACAACGAAGAAGCAGCCGTCATTACCAATATCGAAGGTTCGGGTCGAAACAGAAAATATCATATCCGTCAGGTAGATGGCTTGGAGCAGCAGCTTGATCATGACCAGCTTTCCGGTCTGTATCTGGGTTACTGCTGGTTTATCAAGCCCAAAATGGCGGCGGACACGCGTTCCGAACTGCCTGAATACCACCTCCCCAAAGCATGGTTTTGGAAAGTCATTTGGCGTTTCCGCAGCTATTACTATCAAGTGATTTTGGCGACCGTCATCATCAACTTCCTCGCCTTGGTCAGCTCGTTGTATGTCATGAACGTTTACGACCGCGTCATTCCCAACCAAGCCTATGAAACCCTGTGGGTTTTGAGTATTGGCGTTGTCCTCGCCATTTTGTTCGAATTTGCCGCCAAGATGATACGCGGCCATTTGACCGACATCGCCGGTAAAAAGGCCGACCTGATTATCAGCTCCGCCTTGTTCCGCCGCGTGATGGCATTGCGTCTCGCCGACCGTCCCGCTTCTTCCGGTTCATACGCCAACAACCTGCGCGAATTTGAATCCGTACGCGAATTCATGACCAGCGCGAGCCTGTTGACTTTGGTGGACTTGCCATTCCTGTTGCTGTTTATCTTTGTTATTTCGATAGTCGGCGGCAAATTGGCTTTGGTTCCTTTGGCGATTATTCCGATTGTCGTCATTGTCGGCTTCATCGTCCAACGCCCCTTGTCGCGCCACATTAACGAATCCATGAAAGAAAGCTCGCAACGTTCAGGCCTTGCCGTAGAAGCCATTGAAGGCATCGAAACCCTGAAAACCAACAATGCGACTTCATGGGCGCAACAACGCTGGGATGAATACACCGCCAAAACCTCCGCTTCATCCATCAAAGTAAAAGATACCAGCAACTTCATGGTCAACTTCGCCGTTGCCATGCAGCAGCTCAATACTGTCTTTTTGGTCGTTGTCGGTACCTATCTGATTCATGCCGACAACCATGCGGAACGGATTACCATGGGTGCGCTGATTGCCTCCGTCATCCTGTCCGGCCGCGCGTTGGCGCCGTTGGCCCAAGTTGCCGGCCTTGCTACCCGCTTCCAACAGGCGAAGCTAGCGTTAAGAGGCGTGAACGACATTGTTTCCCGTCCGATCGAACGCAGCCCCGAACGCAAATACATTACTTTGGACAACGTTCAAGGCAATATCGCCTTTGAAAACGTAACGTTCAAATACAAAAACGAAAGTAACAACGCAGTTGACGAGTTGCGCATCAACATCCGACCCGGTGAAAAAGTCGGTATCCTCGGACGTATCGGCAGCGGTAAAAGTACCATGCTGAAGCTGGCGAGCGGTCTATACGACACCGAAAAAGGCAACGTAACCCTCGACGGCGTCGATATGCGCCAACTTGATCCGAATTTCCTGCGTAACCAAGTCCTCCTGTTCAGCCAATCTCCACGCCTTTTCTTGGGTACATTGCGCGAAAACATGGACTTGGCGCGTACCGACAGCTATTCGACCGACCAAGACCTGCTGACCGCACTCAAACGTTTCGGTTTGGACCAAATCATCCGCAACCACCCGAGAGGCTTGGATATGCCTTTGGGTGAAGACGGCTTGGGTCTGTCCGGCGGTCAAAAACAAATCATCGCCCTCGCACGCATGACGTTGCGCGACCCCAAAGTTGTCCTTTTGGACGAGCCGACAACCAGCCTCGACCAAGGTACAGAACGCATGGCATTGAACGCGATTGCCCACTGGGGACGCAACCGCACCATGCTCTTGGTCACCCACCGTCCGCAAGTGCTGCAAATCGTTAACCGCATCATCGTAATGGAAAACGGCAAAGTCGTTATGGACGGCCCGCGCGATTTAGTGTTGCAAAAACTGATGCAAAACGAGCAAAACAAAGTCAAAGCAGCACAACAAGCGCAGGAAAACCAACGTCCCGGCGAAGCGGCGCAAGCATGA
- a CDS encoding HlyD family type I secretion periplasmic adaptor subunit, whose protein sequence is MSENNVKSKDLHLINDLNAALQKEKHSGQFWVIILFFLLLVVFVVWAYNSTVEEVTRGNGNVIPSSREQVIQSLDAGVITQMMVKEGDLVEKDQILLKLDDTRSLAVLRESEAKVQNLEATIARLKAEAYGGKLTFPNSVSPELRRRETAAYNARRQAMTDAVQSLVQSKAALDREIAITAPMVAQGVMSEVELLKMRRESSDLTLQIAERRNRYRTDANNELVQSESELAQSKENMAMRADPVDRSQIRSPMRGIVKNIKINTIGGVVNPGEEIMQIVPVDDKLLVEAYIRPQDIAFVRAGQPALVKVSAYDYSIYGGLEGKVTLVGADTVSNSMQSRANDLKLDPNQVYYRVIVQTENNALKDKNGKDMPIIPGMVATVDIKTGEKTIFQYLIKPITRMKQALSER, encoded by the coding sequence ATGAGCGAAAACAACGTTAAATCCAAAGACCTGCATCTCATTAACGATTTGAATGCAGCCTTACAAAAAGAAAAACATAGCGGCCAATTTTGGGTCATCATCCTGTTTTTCCTGCTGCTCGTCGTCTTTGTCGTATGGGCATACAACAGCACCGTCGAAGAAGTAACCCGCGGCAACGGCAACGTTATCCCCAGCAGCCGCGAACAAGTCATCCAAAGCCTGGACGCCGGTGTCATTACCCAAATGATGGTTAAAGAAGGCGATTTGGTCGAAAAAGACCAAATCCTGCTGAAGCTCGACGATACGCGCAGCCTTGCTGTATTGCGCGAGAGCGAAGCCAAAGTCCAAAACCTCGAGGCCACCATCGCCCGCCTGAAAGCCGAAGCTTACGGCGGCAAACTCACGTTCCCCAACAGCGTCAGCCCCGAACTCCGCCGCCGCGAAACTGCCGCATATAACGCCCGCCGCCAAGCCATGACCGATGCCGTACAAAGCCTGGTACAAAGTAAAGCGGCGCTTGACCGCGAAATTGCCATTACTGCACCTATGGTGGCACAAGGTGTTATGTCCGAAGTCGAACTCCTTAAAATGCGCCGCGAATCCAGCGATCTGACCCTGCAAATTGCTGAACGCCGCAACCGTTACAGAACAGATGCCAACAACGAACTTGTGCAATCCGAGTCCGAGCTGGCGCAATCCAAAGAAAACATGGCAATGCGCGCCGACCCGGTTGACCGCTCCCAAATCCGCTCCCCCATGCGCGGCATCGTCAAAAACATCAAAATCAATACCATTGGCGGCGTAGTCAACCCGGGCGAAGAAATCATGCAAATCGTCCCTGTTGATGACAAACTCCTTGTCGAAGCCTATATCCGTCCGCAAGACATCGCCTTCGTCCGCGCAGGACAGCCTGCACTGGTCAAAGTCAGCGCATATGACTACTCCATCTATGGCGGATTGGAAGGCAAAGTTACCCTTGTCGGCGCAGATACCGTCAGCAACTCCATGCAAAGCCGTGCCAACGATCTGAAGCTCGACCCCAACCAAGTTTACTACCGAGTCATCGTCCAAACTGAGAACAACGCCCTGAAAGACAAAAACGGTAAAGACATGCCGATTATTCCGGGCATGGTTGCCACAGTGGACATTAAAACCGGCGAAAAAACCATCTTCCAATACCTGATCAAACCGATTACCCGTATGAAGCAGGCATTGAGCGAGCGTTAA